A stretch of the Haloplanus aerogenes genome encodes the following:
- a CDS encoding DUF7550 family protein, which yields MDDSHDDHADHEDYPHGDEEEGRVTSPMQDFTTSQVGIGFVVLLVGLAVTFGLPLLF from the coding sequence ATGGACGATTCACACGACGACCACGCGGACCACGAAGACTACCCCCACGGCGACGAGGAAGAGGGGCGCGTCACCTCGCCGATGCAGGACTTCACGACCAGCCAAGTCGGGATCGGTTTCGTCGTCCTCCTCGTCGGTCTCGCCGTAACGTTCGGGCTGCCGCTCCTGTTCTAG
- the hisF gene encoding imidazole glycerol phosphate synthase subunit HisF: protein MAVTKRIIPCIDVDIDEDGNAAVYTGVNFENLEYTGDPVEMAREYNEAGADEFVFLDITASAEGRETMLHVVEQIADEVFIPLTVGGGIRTRDDIKETLRAGADKVSINTAAIENPDLVDAGAAAFGSQCIVISVDARRRYDEDGEYYEQVDGESCWFECTIKGGREGTGVDVVEWAREVESRGAGELFVNSIDADGTKDGYDIPLTRAVCENVSTPVIASSGCGGPEDTYEVFTEAGADAALAASIFHFDEYTIREVKEYLDERGVPVRL, encoded by the coding sequence ATGGCCGTAACCAAGCGCATCATCCCCTGTATCGACGTGGATATCGACGAGGACGGCAACGCGGCGGTGTACACCGGCGTCAACTTCGAAAATCTGGAGTACACGGGTGATCCGGTCGAGATGGCCCGCGAGTACAACGAGGCGGGCGCCGACGAGTTCGTCTTCCTCGACATCACGGCCAGTGCCGAGGGGCGCGAGACGATGCTCCACGTCGTCGAGCAGATTGCGGACGAGGTGTTCATCCCCCTCACTGTCGGCGGCGGCATCCGCACCCGCGACGACATCAAGGAGACGCTCCGCGCTGGCGCGGACAAGGTGTCCATCAACACGGCGGCCATCGAGAATCCGGACCTCGTCGACGCCGGCGCCGCCGCGTTCGGAAGCCAGTGCATCGTCATCAGCGTCGACGCCCGGCGGCGCTACGACGAGGACGGCGAGTATTACGAGCAGGTCGACGGCGAGTCCTGCTGGTTCGAGTGTACGATCAAGGGCGGCCGCGAGGGCACCGGTGTCGACGTGGTGGAGTGGGCACGGGAGGTCGAATCCCGCGGCGCGGGCGAACTGTTCGTCAACTCCATCGACGCCGACGGGACGAAAGACGGCTACGACATCCCGCTCACCCGGGCGGTGTGTGAAAACGTCTCGACGCCCGTCATCGCCTCGTCGGGGTGTGGCGGCCCCGAGGACACCTACGAGGTGTTCACCGAGGCCGGCGCGGACGCGGCGCTCGCGGCCTCCATCTTCCACTTCGACGAGTACACCATCCGCGAAGTGAAAGAGTACCTCGACGAACGCGGCGTGCCGGTTCGGCTGTAG
- a CDS encoding carotenoid biosynthesis protein: MQPIYLLFTGVMVLASLGCLWDAWGDREGLTLYATAVVYGLILEKLVIVAFGAYTYPAEAYLFDVLGIPLAIAFGWSAVIYAGTTTARAYGVPLRSLPGFVALYALHIDLSMDAIAIRVPFWTWTPPGPWFGVPLGNFFGWFCVAFLFAGWFELLRRRISNPLALGGGTLVAALATLLVLLELWTTFVESVALGAGILIGLGVLSALALLRWPPTFADRPARTAVAATLLFHGFFIAMFVVTGTYRTLPVLGVVSVAALGVGVGVHALPERGKLTRRRRTRP, from the coding sequence GTGCAACCCATCTACCTTCTCTTCACGGGCGTGATGGTGCTCGCGTCGCTCGGCTGTCTGTGGGACGCGTGGGGCGACCGCGAGGGACTGACCCTCTACGCCACCGCCGTCGTCTACGGCCTCATCCTCGAGAAACTGGTCATCGTCGCCTTCGGCGCCTACACCTACCCCGCCGAAGCGTATCTCTTCGACGTGCTGGGGATTCCGCTGGCCATCGCCTTCGGGTGGTCGGCGGTCATCTACGCCGGGACGACCACCGCGCGGGCCTACGGCGTGCCCCTCCGGTCGCTCCCGGGCTTCGTCGCGCTCTACGCCCTCCACATCGACCTGTCGATGGACGCCATCGCCATCCGGGTGCCGTTCTGGACGTGGACGCCGCCGGGGCCGTGGTTCGGCGTCCCCCTCGGCAACTTCTTCGGGTGGTTCTGTGTTGCCTTCCTGTTCGCCGGCTGGTTCGAACTCCTGCGTCGGCGGATTTCGAACCCCCTCGCGCTCGGCGGCGGGACGCTCGTCGCCGCGCTGGCGACGCTGCTCGTCTTGCTCGAACTCTGGACGACGTTCGTCGAGTCGGTGGCGCTCGGGGCCGGCATCCTGATCGGTCTCGGCGTTCTGTCGGCCCTCGCGCTCCTCCGCTGGCCGCCCACGTTCGCCGACAGACCGGCGCGGACGGCGGTGGCCGCGACGCTGCTCTTTCACGGCTTCTTCATCGCGATGTTCGTCGTGACGGGGACCTACCGGACGCTCCCGGTGCTTGGCGTCGTGAGTGTGGCGGCGCTGGGCGTCGGGGTCGGCGTGCACGCCCTGCCGGAGCGAGGAAAGCTTACGCGGCGGCGTCGAACGCGGCCATGA
- a CDS encoding DNA-directed RNA polymerase subunit L: MELRVIEKTDEELRMEIAGEDHTFMNVLKGALLETAGVAAATYDMNPEQSGGQTDPILSVKTESGTDPLDAVADASRRVQDLTDDFMAAFDAAA; encoded by the coding sequence ATGGAACTGCGGGTCATCGAGAAAACCGACGAGGAACTTCGCATGGAGATTGCGGGCGAGGATCACACGTTCATGAACGTCCTCAAGGGGGCGTTGCTGGAGACGGCGGGCGTCGCCGCGGCGACCTACGACATGAATCCCGAGCAGTCGGGCGGCCAGACCGACCCCATTCTCTCGGTCAAGACCGAATCGGGCACCGACCCCCTCGACGCCGTGGCCGACGCCTCCCGCCGCGTGCAGGACCTCACCGACGACTTCATGGCCGCGTTCGACGCCGCCGCGTAA
- a CDS encoding uracil-DNA glycosylase family protein → MRNVTDRVSNPFGMQPPCERFVPGYGDANAHFHVIGDHPGIHGGAETGVPFTGCAAGRRLQRALHDADLLETTGDDPEVDKTYLSYLHTCVSEGEPTDDDYAAMEPFFDAELRAIAAHVLLPVGERAIRHVLETCTAHDTTDLDVDSLHATEVLGSGWLVVPIREPTAWDSDDASSLVAALDRLRATDYRRESDLGRFVAGNEPYLVR, encoded by the coding sequence GTGCGAAACGTCACCGACCGCGTCAGTAACCCGTTCGGGATGCAGCCTCCCTGTGAGCGGTTCGTCCCGGGCTACGGCGACGCCAACGCTCACTTTCACGTGATCGGTGATCATCCGGGCATCCACGGGGGCGCCGAGACGGGCGTCCCGTTCACTGGATGCGCCGCCGGCCGGCGACTCCAGCGTGCCCTCCACGATGCCGACCTCCTGGAAACGACCGGCGACGACCCCGAGGTGGACAAGACCTACCTCTCCTACCTCCACACGTGCGTTTCGGAGGGGGAGCCGACCGACGACGACTACGCCGCCATGGAACCCTTCTTCGACGCCGAACTCCGCGCCATCGCCGCGCACGTCCTCCTCCCCGTAGGCGAACGGGCGATCCGCCACGTCCTCGAGACGTGTACCGCCCACGATACGACCGACCTCGACGTCGACAGCCTGCACGCGACGGAAGTGCTGGGGAGCGGGTGGCTCGTCGTCCCGATCCGCGAGCCGACGGCGTGGGACTCCGACGACGCGAGTAGCCTCGTCGCCGCCCTCGACCGCCTCCGCGCGACCGACTACCGTCGCGAGAGCGACCTCGGCCGATTCGTCGCGGGCAACGAGCCCTATCTCGTTCGCTGA
- a CDS encoding DUF5793 family protein, which yields MRRDHFELAVHNIDWVETGDPPAEPRVVIDFDGPKDTLTDRLTDPEGNLLEASETDVTFRLQDPLDDPDAAGVVSVTDRITGDFLLELNEDADDVLRFVRAAREYGQSTDDDGGRYSVVIRIDGETVATYSKSTFLVYDANGSLLRSKSLIPSGVEL from the coding sequence ATGAGGCGCGACCACTTCGAGTTGGCGGTACACAACATCGACTGGGTGGAGACCGGGGACCCACCGGCCGAGCCCCGAGTCGTTATCGACTTCGACGGACCGAAAGACACGCTCACCGACCGCCTGACCGATCCGGAGGGCAACCTGCTGGAGGCGTCCGAGACGGACGTAACTTTCCGGCTCCAGGATCCGCTGGACGATCCGGACGCGGCAGGCGTCGTCAGCGTCACCGACCGCATCACCGGCGACTTCCTCCTCGAACTCAACGAGGACGCCGACGACGTGTTGCGGTTCGTTCGCGCCGCGCGCGAGTACGGTCAGTCGACCGACGACGACGGCGGCCGATACAGCGTCGTCATCCGCATCGACGGCGAGACAGTCGCCACCTACTCGAAGAGTACGTTCCTCGTCTACGACGCCAACGGGAGCCTCCTCCGGTCCAAGAGTCTCATCCCGTCCGGCGTCGAACTCTAG
- a CDS encoding CheF family chemotaxis protein: protein MSTPIELSATAFCECAQTEPLTTSLTLGDDLRVDNEACSLAIDRSAVFDVKIGSSPRAATEFFTGTVLTIGFELDGRREVLFVDGSRRSIEKYAGLLYRWLLDDTEVAIRHPAEVGGRVTGETFDIGTLRVTPGKVGCTGITYPFGVNLDRIVHLSQSEGELLGDRRTMVSVQYVKDGRAVTLELSLDPPRKQHLLGRHLRQEYDEIRRSVRTLDLPTVAVQALYKLYSLRGTATPSTLFDGSPTESLAVLRGLSRADLVRLSDGEVELTSRGWILVTEHVDTTASHESVTSD, encoded by the coding sequence ATGTCGACGCCAATCGAGCTTTCGGCGACGGCGTTCTGTGAGTGCGCCCAGACGGAGCCCCTCACGACCAGCCTCACGCTCGGCGACGACCTCCGCGTGGACAACGAGGCGTGTTCGCTCGCCATCGACCGGTCGGCCGTGTTCGACGTGAAAATCGGCTCCTCGCCACGGGCGGCCACGGAATTTTTCACCGGAACGGTCCTGACCATCGGGTTCGAACTCGACGGCCGCCGAGAGGTGCTGTTCGTCGACGGGAGTCGACGCTCGATCGAGAAGTACGCTGGCCTCCTCTATCGGTGGTTACTCGACGACACCGAGGTCGCGATCCGCCACCCGGCGGAGGTGGGTGGTCGCGTGACTGGCGAGACGTTCGACATCGGCACCTTGCGGGTGACGCCCGGAAAGGTCGGCTGTACGGGAATCACGTACCCGTTCGGGGTCAACCTCGACCGGATCGTCCACCTCTCGCAGTCCGAGGGCGAACTACTCGGAGATCGGCGGACGATGGTCTCCGTGCAGTACGTGAAAGATGGCCGAGCGGTCACGCTGGAACTGTCGCTCGACCCGCCGCGAAAACAGCACCTGCTGGGTCGCCACCTCCGACAGGAGTACGACGAGATTCGACGGTCGGTTCGGACGCTGGACCTCCCCACCGTGGCCGTTCAGGCGCTGTATAAACTCTACTCGCTTCGCGGCACCGCCACGCCGTCGACGCTGTTCGACGGGTCGCCGACCGAATCGCTGGCGGTCCTCCGTGGCCTCTCGAGGGCTGACCTCGTCCGACTCTCGGATGGCGAAGTGGAACTCACCTCCCGGGGCTGGATCCTCGTCACCGAACACGTCGACACGACGGCGAGTCACGAGTCAGTTACCAGCGACTGA
- a CDS encoding DUF7549 family protein — MWVRSEYAGELAVLLTWLSALLPWNVTYSSGIGRGALLFVRFPLVQIRYSFGVPLARGTRISDPLSATAFQRGQSLELVYQVWTVGAAIFAVALVVSILYYRKEAWAESWPVDPVRILGGLLFGTGAAFAGATYLLLSRGFPGLPIPIGVVFLLLFGGLLLTVDRTE, encoded by the coding sequence ATGTGGGTCCGGTCGGAGTACGCCGGCGAACTGGCCGTCCTCCTGACGTGGCTGTCCGCGCTCCTTCCGTGGAACGTGACGTACTCGTCGGGAATCGGCCGCGGCGCCCTCCTGTTCGTCCGCTTTCCACTCGTCCAGATTCGGTACAGTTTCGGCGTCCCACTCGCTCGGGGTACCCGGATCAGCGATCCGCTGTCGGCCACGGCCTTCCAACGGGGACAGTCGCTCGAACTCGTCTATCAGGTCTGGACGGTCGGTGCCGCCATCTTCGCCGTCGCCCTCGTCGTCTCGATTCTCTACTACCGGAAGGAAGCGTGGGCGGAGTCGTGGCCGGTCGATCCGGTCCGCATCCTCGGCGGCCTCCTGTTCGGCACGGGCGCCGCGTTCGCGGGGGCGACGTATCTCCTCCTCTCTCGGGGCTTCCCCGGCCTGCCGATCCCCATCGGCGTGGTCTTCCTGCTTCTGTTCGGCGGTCTCCTGTTGACCGTGGATCGGACGGAGTGA
- the dapA gene encoding 4-hydroxy-tetrahydrodipicolinate synthase has protein sequence MTLSEFRGVYPAMTTPFHEDGSIDFETLRADAQRLTDAGVDGLVPVGSTGESATLSHDEHIEVVEAVIDAVGDDVPVVAGSGSNNTAEALSLSRRSADAGADGLLLISPYYNKPEPQGMYEHYRTIADEVDLPQIVYNVPGRTGQNISVDTTVDLASHPNIMGYKAASGDLNQVSEIIERTQDEEFAVLAGDDGLILPTLSVGGMGTISVVANIEPERTVDMVHSALDGDYEHARERHHELGPLMRALFWETNPIPVNEAMAIRGYGPGHVRLPLTRLSENLRDDLEAVLADLDPVEAEA, from the coding sequence ATGACGCTATCCGAGTTCCGCGGGGTCTACCCCGCCATGACCACGCCGTTCCACGAGGACGGCAGTATCGACTTCGAAACGCTTCGCGCCGATGCCCAGCGACTCACCGACGCCGGCGTCGACGGCCTCGTTCCCGTCGGCTCCACCGGCGAGAGCGCGACCCTCTCCCACGACGAACACATCGAGGTGGTCGAGGCCGTCATCGACGCCGTCGGTGACGACGTGCCCGTCGTCGCCGGGTCCGGGTCGAACAACACCGCCGAAGCCCTCTCGCTCTCCCGGCGCTCCGCCGACGCCGGCGCCGACGGTCTCCTCCTCATCTCGCCGTACTACAACAAGCCCGAACCGCAGGGGATGTACGAACACTACCGGACCATCGCGGACGAGGTGGACCTGCCACAGATCGTCTACAACGTCCCCGGACGGACGGGCCAGAACATCAGCGTCGACACGACGGTCGACCTCGCGTCCCACCCCAACATCATGGGGTACAAGGCGGCCAGCGGCGACCTGAATCAGGTCTCGGAGATCATCGAGCGCACGCAGGACGAGGAGTTCGCGGTCCTCGCCGGCGACGACGGCCTCATCCTCCCGACCCTCTCCGTCGGCGGCATGGGGACGATCAGCGTCGTCGCCAACATCGAGCCAGAACGGACGGTCGATATGGTCCACTCGGCGCTCGACGGCGACTACGAACACGCCCGCGAGCGTCACCACGAACTCGGGCCGCTGATGCGCGCCCTGTTCTGGGAGACCAACCCCATCCCGGTCAACGAGGCGATGGCGATCCGCGGCTACGGTCCCGGTCACGTCCGCCTGCCGCTCACTCGCCTCTCCGAGAACCTGCGTGACGACCTCGAAGCCGTCCTCGCGGACCTCGACCCGGTGGAGGCCGAAGCGTGA
- the dapB gene encoding 4-hydroxy-tetrahydrodipicolinate reductase — MIQVAVTGAGGHMGREVIEAATDRQGMEVVLAINRTDVGPVAGHTVEDEAELPRLLDDRDPDVLVDFTLPDPSTRYVEACADAGVAAVIGTTGFSESQLEVIADAAESVPVLRASNFARGVMALRRVIREAVETLPEYDIELTETHHNRKRDAPSGTALTILDDIDSVRDEAADRVHGREGEQPREDGEVGVHARRAGDVTGEHELLLAGNHEILTLTHRAESRGVFAAGALDAADWLVGRPAGEYDFEDTI; from the coding sequence GTGATTCAGGTCGCCGTCACGGGCGCCGGCGGCCACATGGGCCGCGAGGTGATCGAAGCGGCGACCGATCGTCAGGGGATGGAGGTCGTCCTCGCGATCAACCGCACCGACGTGGGGCCGGTCGCCGGGCACACGGTCGAAGACGAGGCCGAGTTGCCCCGCCTGCTGGACGACCGCGACCCCGACGTGCTGGTCGATTTTACCCTCCCCGATCCGAGCACGCGGTACGTCGAGGCCTGCGCCGACGCTGGCGTCGCCGCCGTCATCGGAACGACGGGGTTCTCCGAGTCGCAACTGGAGGTCATCGCCGACGCCGCCGAGTCCGTGCCCGTCCTCCGCGCGTCGAACTTCGCCCGCGGCGTGATGGCGCTCCGGCGGGTGATCCGCGAGGCCGTCGAAACCCTCCCCGAGTACGACATCGAACTCACCGAAACCCACCACAACCGCAAGCGCGACGCCCCCTCGGGGACGGCGCTGACGATTCTGGACGACATCGACTCGGTTCGGGACGAGGCTGCCGACCGCGTCCACGGCCGCGAGGGTGAACAGCCCCGCGAGGACGGAGAGGTGGGCGTCCACGCGCGCCGTGCCGGCGACGTTACCGGGGAACACGAACTACTACTTGCAGGGAATCACGAGATACTGACGCTCACGCATCGCGCCGAATCCCGCGGCGTCTTCGCCGCGGGGGCGCTCGATGCCGCCGACTGGCTCGTCGGCCGACCCGCCGGCGAGTACGACTTCGAGGACACGATATGA
- a CDS encoding 2,3,4,5-tetrahydropyridine-2,6-dicarboxylate N-succinyltransferase translates to MTLESDVSDLWQRYDDNDVDAETASTDDYDTLDAFLDALEAGEIRAAEKRGSAEGTSAGSRPSAGKGEWEANEWVKQGILLNFGLRATEARSYGGVDYHDVLPLRETSDLGERGTRNTPDGTTIRRGAYLGSDCIMMSPSFVNVGAYVGDGTLVDSCDTVGSCAQIGENVKLGANTLIGGVLEPVEDAPVIVEDGVSLGAGCRVTSGFVVGENTVVGENTLLSPRIPVYDLVEEEVLYGHLPPERRAFTRMVESSIGDHDLFAGGAYKPAVVAMDIEADTLDATKREEALRE, encoded by the coding sequence ATGACACTGGAATCCGACGTATCCGATCTGTGGCAGCGCTACGACGATAACGACGTCGACGCCGAGACGGCCTCGACCGACGACTACGACACGCTCGATGCCTTCCTCGACGCCCTGGAGGCGGGCGAGATTCGCGCCGCGGAGAAACGCGGCAGCGCCGAGGGAACCTCGGCTGGCTCCCGGCCGTCGGCCGGGAAGGGCGAGTGGGAGGCCAACGAGTGGGTGAAGCAGGGCATCCTGCTCAACTTCGGCCTCCGAGCGACGGAGGCCCGTTCCTACGGGGGCGTCGACTACCACGACGTGCTCCCCCTGCGCGAGACGAGCGATCTGGGCGAGCGCGGCACCCGCAACACGCCCGACGGCACCACGATTCGCCGCGGCGCCTACCTCGGCTCCGACTGCATCATGATGAGCCCCTCCTTCGTCAACGTGGGCGCGTACGTCGGCGACGGCACCCTCGTCGACTCCTGTGACACCGTCGGCTCGTGTGCGCAGATCGGCGAGAACGTCAAATTGGGTGCGAACACGCTCATCGGCGGCGTCCTCGAACCCGTCGAGGACGCGCCGGTCATCGTCGAGGACGGCGTCTCGCTCGGCGCCGGCTGCCGGGTCACGTCCGGCTTCGTCGTCGGGGAAAACACCGTGGTCGGGGAGAACACGCTCCTCTCGCCGCGCATCCCCGTCTACGACCTCGTCGAGGAGGAAGTCCTCTACGGCCACCTGCCGCCGGAGCGCCGCGCCTTCACCCGGATGGTGGAGTCCTCCATCGGCGACCACGACCTGTTCGCGGGCGGCGCCTACAAGCCCGCCGTCGTGGCGATGGACATCGAGGCCGACACGCTGGACGCCACGAAGCGCGAGGAGGCGCTTCGGGAATGA
- the lysA gene encoding diaminopimelate decarboxylase — protein sequence MSEAAAGPAIRRLADWSAADLTELADEYGTPLYVTDLDRVRENATRLQSAFPDADVRYAVKAHTGRAVLETVRDAGLGAECASAGEVVRALDAGYDEVQYTAVMPPAEDLDIVLDRWRDGADLTVVAGAGDTVTRLRDRGFDGRLAIRVDPGVGAGHHEKVTTGGHAKFGVPYDRAAELVNDARADFDVVGIHAHAGSGISGDDLAAHRELVSRMGDLARSVGPLEFVDVGGGFGVPYHEDEPPLDLEAVAEATRESLGDVDAELAIEPGRYVVADAGVLLTRVNTVKAVDDAGATGKVPVVAGVDAGMTTLLRPAMYDAYHAIRNLTDERPARPVTVAGPVCETSDLFCEERSMPAPRRGDLLAIGNAGAYGYEMASTYNSRPRPAEIVLAGEEARIARERETIDDVTALEVER from the coding sequence ATGAGCGAGGCGGCGGCCGGCCCCGCGATCCGACGCCTCGCCGACTGGTCGGCCGCCGACCTCACGGAGTTGGCCGATGAGTACGGCACGCCCCTGTACGTCACCGACCTCGACCGGGTCCGGGAGAACGCGACGCGCCTCCAGTCGGCGTTCCCCGACGCCGACGTGCGCTACGCCGTCAAGGCACATACGGGCCGGGCGGTCCTCGAAACCGTCCGCGACGCCGGTCTCGGCGCCGAGTGCGCCTCGGCTGGTGAGGTCGTTCGCGCCCTCGATGCGGGGTACGACGAAGTCCAGTACACGGCGGTCATGCCGCCGGCGGAGGACCTCGATATCGTCCTCGACCGCTGGCGCGACGGCGCCGACCTGACCGTCGTCGCCGGCGCGGGCGACACCGTCACCCGCCTCCGCGACCGCGGCTTCGACGGTCGACTCGCCATCCGCGTCGATCCCGGCGTCGGCGCCGGCCACCACGAGAAGGTGACGACCGGCGGCCACGCCAAGTTCGGCGTGCCCTACGACCGCGCGGCGGAACTCGTCAACGACGCCCGCGCCGACTTCGACGTGGTCGGCATCCACGCCCACGCGGGCAGCGGGATCAGCGGAGACGACCTCGCGGCCCACCGCGAACTCGTCTCCCGGATGGGCGACCTCGCTCGTTCCGTCGGCCCGCTGGAGTTCGTCGACGTGGGCGGCGGGTTCGGCGTCCCCTACCACGAGGACGAACCGCCACTGGATCTGGAGGCCGTCGCCGAGGCGACCCGCGAGTCGCTGGGCGACGTGGACGCCGAACTGGCTATCGAACCCGGTCGCTACGTCGTCGCCGACGCGGGCGTCCTCCTGACGCGGGTGAACACGGTGAAGGCCGTCGACGACGCGGGCGCGACGGGCAAGGTGCCGGTCGTCGCCGGTGTCGACGCCGGTATGACCACCCTGCTTCGCCCGGCGATGTACGACGCTTACCACGCCATCCGCAACCTGACCGACGAGCGTCCGGCGCGCCCGGTCACCGTCGCCGGTCCCGTCTGCGAGACGTCGGACCTGTTCTGCGAGGAGCGATCCATGCCGGCCCCGCGCCGCGGCGACCTCCTCGCCATCGGCAACGCCGGCGCCTACGGCTACGAGATGGCCAGTACGTACAACTCCCGGCCCCGACCGGCGGAAATCGTGCTGGCGGGTGAGGAAGCCCGCATTGCCCGCGAACGCGAGACCATCGACGACGTGACCGCGCTGGAGGTGGAGCGATGA
- the dapF gene encoding diaminopimelate epimerase, with product MTGTTVTAEKYHGTENDFLVLPADAPVPDRAAFAKTHCDRETGVGGERTGADGVLFLDLDPSASPVRVTMTLVQPDGSIAEMCGNGARVTAVWAARATGASEVVIETPAGDRHAVVQSEGVTVEMGRPSFDPADVPLAHDADGPLIETDVEGLTVTAVNTGVPHAVAFVDDVDAVDLETVAPPVRHADVFPEGANVTLASRASLGDAREGAPGAPAAFRQRTFERGVEGETLACGTGAVAVVAAAKRTGRLDTEGPVRVSPPGGDLVIVVPDDGPATLTGPVEREFEVDLEVPAS from the coding sequence ATGACGGGGACGACCGTCACCGCCGAGAAGTACCACGGGACCGAGAACGACTTCCTCGTCCTCCCGGCCGACGCGCCGGTCCCCGACCGCGCGGCGTTCGCGAAGACGCACTGCGACCGCGAGACGGGCGTCGGCGGCGAGCGAACCGGCGCCGACGGCGTCCTCTTTCTGGACCTCGATCCCTCGGCGTCCCCCGTCCGGGTGACGATGACGCTCGTCCAGCCGGACGGCTCTATCGCCGAGATGTGCGGCAACGGTGCGCGCGTCACCGCCGTCTGGGCGGCCCGCGCCACCGGCGCCAGCGAGGTGGTCATCGAGACGCCAGCGGGCGACCGCCACGCCGTCGTTCAGAGCGAGGGCGTCACCGTCGAGATGGGTCGCCCCTCGTTCGACCCCGCGGACGTGCCTCTCGCACACGACGCCGACGGCCCGCTGATCGAGACGGACGTGGAGGGGCTGACCGTCACGGCCGTCAACACGGGCGTCCCTCACGCCGTCGCGTTCGTCGACGACGTGGACGCCGTGGACCTCGAAACCGTCGCCCCGCCGGTCCGTCACGCCGACGTGTTCCCCGAGGGGGCGAACGTCACGCTCGCCTCGCGGGCCAGCCTCGGCGACGCCCGCGAGGGTGCGCCCGGCGCCCCGGCCGCCTTCCGCCAGCGCACCTTCGAGCGCGGCGTCGAGGGCGAGACGCTGGCCTGCGGGACGGGCGCCGTCGCCGTCGTCGCCGCCGCGAAGCGCACCGGCCGTCTCGACACCGAGGGCCCGGTTCGGGTGTCGCCACCGGGCGGCGACCTCGTCATCGTCGTCCCCGACGACGGCCCCGCGACGCTCACCGGTCCGGTCGAACGCGAGTTCGAGGTCGATCTGGAGGTGCCGGCGTCGTGA
- a CDS encoding M20 family metallopeptidase, which produces MTAASSAFDPIDFLDSAVRIQSHEDVTEMRDVLVETLSDHGVDPLVDDAGNTLATKGSGSPHVVLNTHIDTVSPHVPYDREDGVIHGRGSCDAKGPLAAILSAFLAFDADAHDGRLTLAITPDEEVYSTGAAALDLTTLSGVSDPTADAYIVGEPTGLDVCTAAKGRFEGTIDLSGRNAHAAEPESGVNAVAAAEGALEAIRTFDADRDPHPDLGPATLTPTVIEGGEATNQVPADCAITVDRRSVPPESADGFRAGLETAVDDATPESVGVDFELTERPTPFLEAFATDADEPVVRHLAAAAERVTDGAAGTVRPFTAATEASYFAPAPTVVFGPGVLADDAGPVAHADREYVRVAEVERAATALSDALSALFG; this is translated from the coding sequence GTGACGGCCGCGTCGTCGGCGTTCGACCCTATCGACTTCCTCGATTCGGCCGTTCGCATCCAGTCCCACGAGGACGTGACCGAGATGCGCGACGTGTTGGTCGAGACGCTCTCGGACCACGGCGTCGACCCCCTCGTCGACGACGCGGGCAACACGCTCGCCACGAAGGGGTCGGGGTCGCCCCACGTCGTGCTCAACACCCACATCGACACCGTGTCGCCGCACGTCCCCTACGACCGCGAGGACGGCGTAATCCACGGCCGCGGCTCCTGTGACGCGAAAGGCCCGCTCGCGGCCATCCTGTCGGCGTTTCTCGCGTTCGACGCCGACGCCCACGACGGCCGCCTCACCCTCGCGATCACCCCCGACGAAGAGGTGTACTCCACCGGCGCGGCGGCGCTCGACCTCACCACTCTCTCCGGTGTCTCCGATCCCACCGCCGACGCCTACATCGTCGGCGAGCCGACCGGATTGGACGTGTGCACCGCGGCGAAGGGCCGGTTCGAGGGAACGATCGACCTCTCGGGGCGGAACGCTCACGCCGCCGAACCCGAGTCGGGAGTCAACGCCGTCGCCGCGGCGGAGGGCGCCCTCGAAGCGATCCGCACCTTCGACGCCGACCGCGACCCACACCCGGACCTCGGCCCGGCGACGCTCACACCGACGGTGATCGAGGGCGGCGAGGCGACGAATCAGGTGCCCGCCGACTGCGCGATCACGGTCGACCGCCGGAGCGTTCCGCCGGAGTCCGCGGACGGCTTTCGCGCCGGTCTGGAGACGGCCGTCGACGACGCCACGCCCGAGTCCGTCGGCGTCGATTTCGAGCTGACCGAGCGTCCGACGCCCTTCCTCGAAGCCTTCGCCACGGACGCGGACGAACCGGTCGTCCGGCACCTCGCCGCGGCGGCAGAGCGCGTGACCGACGGCGCGGCCGGCACCGTCCGCCCCTTCACCGCCGCCACCGAGGCCTCCTACTTCGCGCCCGCGCCGACCGTCGTCTTCGGACCGGGCGTCCTCGCGGACGACGCCGGGCCGGTCGCTCACGCCGACCGCGAGTACGTCCGGGTCGCGGAGGTGGAGCGCGCGGCGACGGCACTCTCCGACGCCCTCTCGGCCCTGTTCGGCTGA